The Thalassomonas actiniarum genome contains the following window.
TCCGCCGGATCTGCTCCAGCAAGTTCCGACTGGGCCTGTAAAATAATCCTGCTGGCCGTTGCGGCGACTTGTTTATCCTGGCCGGAAGGCTCTGCCGGTGCCAGCGCTGCCGCATGCACTTTCTGCATTTTCGCAATCGTTGCCTGGGGATCGCCGCTTACCGGAGATAAATCAACGGAAACTTCACCGCCGACGGCATACTTTCTGCCATCTGGCCCCTGTTGATAGGTATAAGTGGGACTGCCGGTTGTCGAACCGCCAACACTGGCATGGGCAAGTTCATGGGCACGTACTTCCTGATCCCTGGATTTTAACGCCTGGATTTCCTGTTGTTCGGCAAGTTGCTCTGCATCAGGTTGTGCTTCCTGTCCGGGCTCGCCGGATGCATCTGCCTCCTGAGCCTGCTCCTGATTTTGCTCTGTCTCTTGATCCGATGATTGTTCTGAAGATTGATTACGGTTTTGAGTGGAGTCGCCAACGGTATTCTCGTCTTGTTCCTGTTGCTCCTGCAAGCTGACAAAATCGATAAACTCGTTGTCCTGAACCGGGGTTCGGGCCTTATCTTTTTCGGAAGCAACCCCTTTCTCTGCCGCCGACTGGCTAAGCGCCGCCGGCTGGGCAATCACATCCCGCATATGATTTTCCCGGCGCAAATTATCGGTCGGCGGATTAACCGCCGTTGCCAGAGGAAGATAATTAAATTGCGGGGTAATGTTCATTATTTTTAACTTGGTGTATTACACACGGACATCAATTAATGTGCCTAAGGTTTCATCCGCAGTTTGTATGACTTCTGCAGATGATCTGGCCTGTACTTCCGCCACTTTTAAATTCACTATCGATTCCGTCAGCCCGGCTGGCGCCTGATTAGCGCTGACCGCATTAACATTATTGGTTGCTGTATTTTCTGTTGTATTGGCCGTTTCAAGCCCTTGCTGACTTTGCAGCTCTTGCTCTGCATTCCGGTTTACCGCTGTATTTTGAGCGATATCCGACGCAGCTCTGTTTACATCTTCAGTAGCTCGCTGAAATCCCTGTACTCCGGCATTAAATGCTGATTGAATTTCCATGTGATGTGCTCCTATATGGTGAAACATAAGCATTACTCGTAAGCTAAATAGAGTAACCACATTACGCTTAAGTATACCTTGCTTAATTATTAACCAAATCAAAGCAAATGTAAATAGGCCGGCTACGGCTCAATCGTGCATGCCAGATAAGCCTGTCAATGAAAGTGCTT
Protein-coding sequences here:
- a CDS encoding putative metalloprotease CJM1_0395 family protein, with the protein product MNITPQFNYLPLATAVNPPTDNLRRENHMRDVIAQPAALSQSAAEKGVASEKDKARTPVQDNEFIDFVSLQEQQEQDENTVGDSTQNRNQSSEQSSDQETEQNQEQAQEADASGEPGQEAQPDAEQLAEQQEIQALKSRDQEVRAHELAHASVGGSTTGSPTYTYQQGPDGRKYAVGGEVSVDLSPVSGDPQATIAKMQKVHAAALAPAEPSGQDKQVAATASRIILQAQSELAGADPAESNRFSTPASMDNENAGSAENDSTVEDGQAVAATNGSLSASGEASDFDTLINKTLAAQEEVVPTRSPEVDARASRVENFYLKINQAYEKPVSHNFQLTA